GGCCTGACCCGCGGTACGCGGCAGGACCGATCGCCGGAAGGGGGTGCCGAGATGTTTTCGGCACCCCCTTTCACGAGGCTGGACAAACGCGCCCGGCCCGCGTAGGCTACAGACAGCGCATTCCCCGCGGCCACGTCCGGCACCCCGCCGGCGGTACAAAAACGAACGCTGCCTCCAACCCGGAGCGCACCCCATGCTGCGTCACACGTTTCTCCACGCCACCCTCTGCCTGGTCACCGCCGCCGGGCTGGACGCGCAGGTCGTCCGCGGCCGGATCGTGGACCGGGCGACGATGGCGCCCATCCCCACGACCGAGGTGACGGCCGTAAGCGCCGGCGGCCGGCGCATCGGACGGACGATGTCGGATTCCGCCGGTGCCTTTTCGCTCGACCTGCGGAGCGCGGGCAGCTACCGGCTCGAGGCCCAGCGCATCGGCTACCGGACCGTGACCAGCCCCGGCTTCGACGTGGGCGCGCGCGAGGCGCTCGAGGTGGACCTGCACATGTCGGTGGAGTCCATCAACCTGGACCCGCTGGTCATCCACAGCCGCTCCGAGCCTCCGCACCTGGCCGACCTGGAGCGCGCGGGGTTCTATGCCCGCGAGCGGTCGGCGCCGGGGCTGTTCCTGAGGCGGGACGACATCGCTCGTACCCGCGGGGCGCGGATGTCGGACGTCCTGGGCACCGTTCCCGGGGTGCGGAGGGCCACCATCCAGGGCCGCGCCGGCGTGTCGCTGGGCCGGTCCGGGGGAACGGGCCGGGCGTGCCCGCCCGCGGTGTTCCTGGACGGGATGCCGGTGGTGAGGGCCGAGGGCATCGACGACATCATCCACGTCGCCGCCATCGAGGCCATGGAGGTGTACCGAGGACCGAGCCAGACACCGCCGCAGTTCGCCGGGCCGGAGACGGGGTGCGGCGTGATCGTGATCTGGAGCCGGCGAAAGGCGTAAGTGAAATCGCGGCAGCGCCGGCGCGCCCGGCACTGCCTTCCATCCCTTTTCGGAGAGCCAAATGCTACGCACCATCCTTGCTTCCACGCTCGTTCTTACCGCCGCCGGGTGCGCGGCTTCTGCCGAGCCCGCGACCACCCGGGGTCCCGAACGGGTAACCCGCAACACGACGGTGATCACCACCGTCGACGCCGGGGGCGGCTCCCGGGTGACGCCCGTCACCACCACCAGCTACGCGGCGATGGCGGAAACACAGATCGCCCGCGCGCCCGACGCCGTGTTCAGCGTGCTGGGAGGCGTGTACCAGGACCTGGGCATCACGATCGGCACGATCGACGCGCCGAACCGCACCACGGGCAATACCCAAGTGCGGGCGCGCGGGCGCCTGGGACGGGTGCCGCTCTCCACCTACCTGGACTGCGGGAACACGGGGCTGCAGGGCGCCGCCGCGAACGCCTTCCCGATTCGCCTGTCCGTTCTTTCGTCCGTGACCCCCGAGGGTGACGGAAGCCGCCTGCGCACGGTGGTGGAGGGTGTGTACACGAG
This genomic interval from Longimicrobium sp. contains the following:
- a CDS encoding carboxypeptidase-like regulatory domain-containing protein, with amino-acid sequence MLRHTFLHATLCLVTAAGLDAQVVRGRIVDRATMAPIPTTEVTAVSAGGRRIGRTMSDSAGAFSLDLRSAGSYRLEAQRIGYRTVTSPGFDVGAREALEVDLHMSVESINLDPLVIHSRSEPPHLADLERAGFYARERSAPGLFLRRDDIARTRGARMSDVLGTVPGVRRATIQGRAGVSLGRSGGTGRACPPAVFLDGMPVVRAEGIDDIIHVAAIEAMEVYRGPSQTPPQFAGPETGCGVIVIWSRRKA